Proteins from a genomic interval of Scophthalmus maximus strain ysfricsl-2021 chromosome 22, ASM2237912v1, whole genome shotgun sequence:
- the LOC118291632 gene encoding zinc fingers and homeoboxes protein 1-like encodes MASRRKSTTPCMVPPREAVDSDQEMEDVADVADAAEDSNGVVVVATAPVEDCVLSERGDEGVSDLYLDSNTAEGGYECKYCSFQTSELNLFTMHVDAEHPDVVTNTSYVCMECDYHTKSYDTLLAHNARLHPGEDNFTRTMVKRNNETVFQQTVNDLTFDGSFVKVEDDEADETSRKGIALSKTPIMRIKSRPEPKKFTAAHKMVLDDIIKVESEEDDENKDPPTLSPAPPAAFVTPRLIPVSAPLQVQAVPQSIVVNSPNVLQIKGGSGGGGMLPPGTLAQVLSALQQQHNSAQTQTQLLIPISSIPTYNTNMDSNVLLVSAYNRFPYPSVSEIMGLSSQTKFSEEQIKVWFSAQRLKHGVSWTPEEVEEARRKKFNGTVQTVPQTITVIPANIAANGLQSIFQTCQIVGQPGLVLTQVAGNGSTVPVASPITLTVAGVPGNQPKAAEPSTSESKTELSAGVPLGLDAASSKPKKSKEQLAELKCSYGRRQFATEAEISRLMHVTKLSKRAIKKWFSDTRYNQRNSKDHHSILLSDITSSRPVASGGRAARNSIGSLNDSNHSNNTATIVIDSSDDASDSSPTSATTPGSSGTPRDPRVKFRHAFPDFTPQRFKEKTAEQLLVLDASFQKSDTPSDEELSRLRAETKLTRREVDAWFTERRKMPSSSKDEDVVGDDEKAKPSSSAQEATSLGRKALKKTPEQLHILKKAFVRSQWPTSEEYDQMAEDSGLPRTYVVNWFGDTRYACKNSNLKWYYLYQSGKADEALNGSTKKKSRKRFRGWSRRTRRPYPCKRSPQEGANAIKVKSGKTFLKDYYLKHRVLSEKDLDDLVTKSSMSYEQVRDWFSETSRRAEEGKEPFSGEEGEEEEEEEEEGEEEEEEEEEEEEEEEEEEEEEEAAAADHRDNEGEMEVKEQGEEASDDHCKEEEEEKEKEEEEKEEEKEEEKEEEEEEEEEEEEEEEEIQAEAEGVSQSQPPTEEQT; translated from the exons ATGGCGAGCAGGAGGAAATCCACCACCCCCTGCATGGTTCCTCCTCGAGAGGCTGTCGACTCGGACCAGGAGATGGAGGACGTTGCAGACGTCGCGGACGCTGCGGAGGACAGTAAcggcgtggtggtggtggcaaCCGCCCCTGTGGAGGATTGCGTTCTGTCGGAGCGCGGCGACGAGGGCGTGTCGGACCTCTACCTGGACTCGAACACGGCCGAGGGAGGGTACGAGTGCAAATACTGCAGCTTCCAGACGTCGGAGCTGAACCTGTTCACCATGCACGTGGACGCGGAGCATCCCGACGTCGTCACCAACACGTCCTACGTCTGCATGGAGTGCGACTACCACACAAAGAG CTACGACACGCTGCTGGCCCACAACGCTCGCCTCCACCCCGGCGAGGACAACTTCACGCGGACCATGGTGAAGCGGAACAACGAGACCGTCTTCCAGCAGACGGTCAACGACCTCACCTTCGACGGCAGCTTCGTCAAGGTGGAGGACGACGAGGCGGACGAGACGTCGCGCAAGGGCATCGCCCTCAGCAAGACGCCCATCATGAGGATCAAGAGCCGACCGGAGCCCAAGAAGTTTACCGCCGCACACAAAATGGTCTTGGACGACATCATCAAAGTGGAGAGCGAAGAGGACGATGAGAACAAGGACCCGCCCACTCTGTCTCCGGCCCCGCCAGCTGCCTTCGTCACCCCTCGCCTCATCCCCGTATCGGCGCCGCTGCAGGTCCAGGCCGTCCCGCAGAGCATCGTGGTCAACAGTCCCAACGTGCTGCAGATCAAAGGAGGCTCTGGCGGTGGTGGGATGTTGCCTCCGGGGACGCTGGCCCAGGTTCTGTcggccctgcagcagcagcacaacagcgCTCAGACCCAGACTCAGCTCCTCATCCCCATCAGCAGCATCCCCACCTACAACACCAACATGGACAGCAACGTCCTGCTGGTCAGCGCCTACAACAG GTTTCCGTATCCCTCCGTGTCCGAGATCATGGGCCTGTCGTCTCAGACCAAGTTCAGCGAGGAGCAAATCAAGGTCTGGTTTTCCGCCCAGAGGCTCAAACATGGAGTCAGCTGGACGCCGGAGGAG gtggaggaggcgcGGAGGAAGAAGTTCAACGGCACCGTGCAGACCGTCCCTCAGACCATCACCGTCATCCCCGCCAACATCGCTGCCAACGGCCTGCAGTCCATCTTCCAGACATGTCAAATCGTCGGACAGCCGGGCCTCGTCCTCACTCAGGTGGCCGGCAACGGCAGCACCGTGCCGGTCGCCTCCCCCATCACCCTGACGGTCGCGGGCGTCCCCGGCAACCAGCCCAAAGCGGCCGAGCCGTCCACGTCGGAATCCAAGACGGAGTTGTCGGCCGGCGTGCCGCTCGGTCTCGACGCGGCGTCCTCGAAACCGAAGAAGTCCAAGGAACAGCTGGCCGAGCTGAAGTGCAGCTACGGCAGGAGGCAGTTCGCCACAGAGGCGGAGATATCGCGGCTCATGCACGTCACCAAACTGTCCAAGCGAGCGATAAAGAAGTGGTTCAGCGACACGCGCTACAACCAGAGGAACTCAAAGGATCACCACAGCATCCTgctgagtgacatcacgtccAGCAGGCCGGTGGCGTCCGGGGGCCGAGCAGCGAGGAACAGCATCGGGAGTCTCAACGACAGcaaccacagcaacaacaccgCCACCATCGTCATCGACTCCAGTGACGACGCCAGCGACTCCTCTCCGACCTCTGCCACGACCCCAGGGTCATCTGGTACACCCCGGGACCCGCGGGTCAAATTCCGCCACGCCTTCCCCGACTTCACGCCACAGAGGTTCAAGGAAAAGACGGCGGAGCAGTTGCTCGTCCTGGACGCCAGCTTCCAGAAGTCGGACACGCCCTCGGACGAGGAGCTGAGCCGGCTGCGGGCGGAGACGAAGCTGACGAGGCGTGAGGTGGACGCTTGGTTCACCGAGAGGCGGAAAATGCCTTCGTCGTCAAAAGACGAAGACGTGGTAGGGGACGACGAGAAGGCGAAACCTTCGTCCTCGGCTCAGGAGGCGACCTCCCTCGGCAGGAAGGCGCTTAAGAAGACGCCGGAGCAGCTTCACATCCTGAAGAAAGCATTCGTCCGCTCTCAGTGGCCGACGTCCGAGGAGTACGACCAGATGGCGGAGGACAGCGGCCTGCCGAGGACGTACGTCGTCAACTGGTTCGGTGACACGCGCTACGCCTGCAAGAACAGCAACCTGAAGTGGTACTACCTCTACCAGAGCGGCAAG GCGGACGAGGCTCTGAACGGCAGCACCAAAAAGAAGTCCAGGAAGCGTTTCCGGGGTTGGTCCAGGAGGACACGACGGCCGTACCCCTGCAAACGCTCCCCACAGGAGGGCGCCAATGCCATCAAG gtgaAGTCCGGCAAAACGTTCCTGAAGGACTACTACCTCAAACACCGAGTCCTGAGTGAGAAGGACCTGGACGACCTGGTGACCAAGTCCAGCATGAGCTACGAGCAGGTGAGGGACTGGTTCTCCGAGACCAGCAGGAGAGCGGAGGAGGGCAAGGAGCCCTTCAGtggggaggagggcgaggaggaggaggaggaggaggaggaaggagaagaagaagaggaggaggaggaggaggaggaggaggaagaggaggaagaggaggaagaggaagaggcggcggcagcagatCACAGAGACAacgagggagagatggaggtgaAGGAACAAGGAGAGGAGGCTTCAGATGACCATtgcaaggaggaggaagaagagaaggagaaggaagaggaggagaaggaggaggagaaggaggaggagaaggaggaggaggaggaagaagaagaagaggaggaggaggaggaggaggagatccagGCGGAAGCTGAAGgtgtcagccaatcacagcctccgacagaggagcagacatgA